Proteins co-encoded in one Flavobacterium sp. M31R6 genomic window:
- the fabG gene encoding 3-oxoacyl-[acyl-carrier-protein] reductase, whose amino-acid sequence MKLLEGKVAIITGASRGIGKGIAEVFAKNGANVAFTYSSSVESAQALENELNALGIKAKGYKSNAADFNEAQTFVDAVLADFGTVDILINNAGITKDNLLMRMSEADFDQVIDVNLKSVFNMTKAIQKTFLKQRSGSIINISSVVGVSGNAGQTNYAASKAGAIGFTKSVALELGSRNIRCNAIAPGFIETEMTAKLSEDVVKGWREGIPLKRGGSTEDVANACLFLASDMSSYITGQVLNVCGGMLT is encoded by the coding sequence ATGAAATTACTAGAAGGAAAAGTAGCCATTATTACTGGCGCAAGTCGTGGAATTGGAAAAGGAATAGCCGAAGTTTTTGCAAAAAACGGGGCAAATGTTGCCTTTACTTATAGCTCATCAGTAGAATCCGCACAAGCTTTGGAAAATGAATTGAATGCTTTGGGAATTAAAGCCAAAGGATATAAATCCAATGCAGCTGATTTTAATGAAGCACAAACTTTTGTTGATGCAGTTTTGGCTGATTTTGGAACTGTTGATATTTTGATTAACAACGCTGGAATCACTAAAGATAATTTATTAATGAGAATGTCTGAGGCTGATTTTGATCAAGTTATCGATGTTAACTTGAAATCGGTTTTCAATATGACTAAAGCGATTCAGAAAACATTTTTGAAACAACGTTCGGGTTCTATTATCAATATTAGTTCTGTGGTTGGTGTTTCTGGTAACGCAGGTCAAACGAATTATGCAGCTTCGAAAGCAGGTGCCATTGGGTTTACTAAATCGGTAGCTTTGGAATTGGGTTCACGTAACATTCGTTGTAACGCGATTGCTCCAGGTTTTATTGAAACTGAAATGACTGCAAAATTGAGTGAGGATGTAGTAAAAGGATGGAGAGAAGGTATTCCTTTGAAACGCGGAGGTTCTACAGAAGATGTTGCAAATGCTTGTTTGTTTTTGGCCTCTGATATGAGTTCTTATATTACAGGTCAAGTTTTGAATGTTTGCGGTGGAATGCTTACCTAA
- a CDS encoding DUF2971 domain-containing protein, whose translation MEKFKVDSKLEILFKNEEWQIISNGIPLETSTKNLFKYYSLTEFNIDALENNYFYLSNPKDFNDPFDCSRNLIIENQKELSDWQYVESLNNNSKVGITCFSKNGLEPLMWSHYANSYRGFCIKLKPKFVNSANEELIKLKRVIYSNDPKAISTQSKFSKYYQLIVKLENWSYEEEWRLLFKNPISVLNKFYYNEDSIEEISVGYQFFDVRTEAERKLKERFFKLREGKFKNIPLYTVGPYQTKLELQKLSLIKGTVDDGLEKIAHLFKK comes from the coding sequence ATGGAAAAATTTAAAGTAGATTCCAAATTAGAAATTTTATTTAAAAACGAAGAATGGCAAATAATTTCGAACGGAATACCTTTGGAAACTAGCACTAAAAATTTATTTAAGTATTATTCCTTAACGGAATTTAATATTGATGCACTTGAAAACAACTATTTCTATTTAAGTAATCCAAAAGATTTTAATGACCCTTTTGATTGCAGTAGAAATCTAATTATCGAAAATCAAAAGGAGCTCTCTGATTGGCAATATGTAGAATCATTAAATAACAATTCAAAAGTTGGAATTACTTGTTTTTCAAAGAATGGGCTAGAACCATTGATGTGGAGCCACTATGCAAATTCATATAGAGGATTTTGTATAAAGTTAAAACCTAAATTTGTTAACTCGGCAAATGAAGAATTAATAAAACTAAAGCGGGTAATTTATTCTAACGACCCAAAGGCTATTTCAACACAGTCAAAATTTTCAAAATATTATCAGCTAATTGTAAAGCTGGAAAATTGGAGCTATGAAGAGGAATGGAGATTACTTTTTAAGAATCCTATAAGCGTTTTAAATAAGTTTTACTATAATGAGGATTCTATAGAAGAGATTTCGGTTGGATATCAATTTTTTGATGTAAGAACTGAAGCTGAAAGAAAATTAAAGGAGCGTTTTTTTAAATTAAGAGAAGGAAAATTTAAGAATATTCCGTTATACACTGTCGGACCATATCAAACAAAACTTGAATTACAGAAATTATCACTAATAAAAGGTACCGTTGATGATGGTTTAGAAAAAATTGCACATTTGTTTAAAAAATAA
- a CDS encoding EamA family transporter: protein MLFLILSVICSVTVGVIFKIARKYQVSATQIVGYNYVFALALCYLVFSPDLTVLDASSPWGIFISLGILLPVVFLFLATSIKHMGIVKTDVAQRLSLIISILGAWLFFGEQFSGLKLTALLFGFPAIILILDKPTENKENKWIYPTLVLLGFGVIDLLFKQIALTSTLPFTSSLFVLFSIALVIMILFNAYEILFKKTKIDFKSIIFGGLVGIFNFGNILFYLKAHQAFAENPSTVFAGMNMGVIMIGSLVGIFIFKEKVTKLNITGLLLALIAVVFIVISQLK, encoded by the coding sequence ATGTTATTTCTTATTCTGTCTGTTATTTGCAGTGTGACTGTAGGTGTTATTTTCAAAATTGCTCGCAAATATCAAGTATCAGCTACACAAATTGTGGGGTATAATTATGTATTTGCTTTAGCGTTGTGTTATTTGGTTTTTAGCCCGGATTTAACGGTTTTGGACGCTTCTTCGCCTTGGGGAATATTCATTTCATTGGGTATTTTGTTGCCTGTTGTATTTCTTTTTCTGGCGACTTCCATAAAACATATGGGCATCGTAAAAACCGATGTTGCTCAACGATTATCACTGATTATCTCCATTTTAGGAGCCTGGTTGTTTTTTGGAGAGCAATTCAGCGGACTTAAACTGACGGCTCTTTTGTTTGGATTTCCGGCAATCATCCTTATTTTGGATAAACCCACCGAAAACAAAGAGAACAAATGGATTTACCCAACACTTGTATTACTTGGTTTTGGAGTGATTGACCTTCTTTTTAAACAAATTGCATTGACTTCTACACTGCCTTTTACGAGTTCGTTATTTGTTCTTTTCTCGATAGCGCTTGTTATAATGATACTTTTTAATGCTTATGAAATACTTTTTAAAAAGACCAAAATCGATTTCAAGAGCATTATTTTTGGAGGTTTGGTTGGGATTTTTAATTTTGGGAACATCCTGTTTTATCTAAAAGCGCATCAAGCATTTGCCGAAAATCCTTCTACCGTTTTTGCCGGTATGAATATGGGAGTTATTATGATTGGCAGTCTTGTGGGGATTTTTATTTTCAAGGAAAAAGTAACCAAGCTGAATATAACAGGTCTTTTGCTGGCCTTGATTGCAGTAGTTTTTATAGTGATTTCCCAGTTGAAGTAA